A genomic window from Flavobacterium johnsoniae includes:
- a CDS encoding sensor histidine kinase gives MKQRINLLIVFSVVALIVLTTVQCYLVKTAYDYKVAEFHTQIKNEIGKISNNYSDIDSAIVSRKEALYKSLSENYIKGKKTKLDVKSGVLQAQYQNAITQKLQRKFERDLPNFKIDFAIVLNKFILYKSKQEADTIFSEKPFIENKLYGNLLSLNHAFLVRSYVGTTNGTFDNQDYKLLTEDSMYVSVVDWEMIILGRMTFILILSLLSILTLITLFVIALKALIKQKKVSDVKTDFINNITHELKTPLATLGISTKILEQKNIRNNDENFTSIVNTISRQNNRLQNLIDQVMANSLAENEIELQKEKIETEDFLLSIVNDFKITFPKINLKTDFQTQKTILVLDRFHLTTAFLNVLENAVKYGSSTITIKTKIIENQFSITFEDNGIGIAKNKQSFLFEKFYRVEQGNLHNTKGLGLGLYYVDQIVKAHQGSVNVISDLGKGSQFTILLKV, from the coding sequence ATGAAACAAAGAATCAATTTATTAATAGTATTTTCGGTTGTCGCACTAATTGTTCTGACGACTGTGCAATGTTATTTGGTAAAAACGGCTTACGATTATAAAGTAGCCGAATTTCATACGCAGATTAAAAACGAAATTGGAAAGATTTCGAATAATTACAGCGATATTGATTCTGCAATTGTTTCTAGAAAAGAAGCGCTTTACAAAAGTCTTTCGGAAAATTATATTAAAGGAAAGAAAACTAAACTTGACGTAAAAAGCGGTGTTCTTCAGGCGCAATATCAAAATGCAATTACCCAGAAATTACAGCGAAAATTTGAGAGAGATTTGCCTAATTTTAAGATTGATTTTGCTATAGTTTTGAATAAATTTATTCTTTACAAAAGCAAACAAGAAGCAGATACTATTTTCTCTGAAAAACCTTTTATTGAAAATAAATTATACGGAAATCTTCTTTCTCTAAATCATGCTTTTTTGGTTAGAAGTTATGTCGGAACCACAAACGGAACTTTTGATAATCAGGATTATAAATTACTGACAGAAGATTCGATGTACGTCTCGGTTGTAGATTGGGAAATGATTATTTTAGGAAGAATGACTTTTATTCTGATTCTGTCTTTATTATCGATTCTGACGTTGATAACGCTTTTTGTAATTGCGCTTAAAGCTTTAATTAAGCAAAAAAAAGTAAGCGATGTTAAGACCGATTTCATCAATAATATTACACACGAATTAAAAACTCCTTTGGCAACTTTAGGAATTTCGACCAAGATTTTAGAGCAAAAAAATATTCGTAACAACGATGAAAATTTCACTTCGATTGTAAATACTATTTCGCGCCAGAATAATCGTTTACAAAATTTGATTGATCAGGTTATGGCAAATTCATTAGCAGAAAATGAAATTGAATTGCAAAAAGAAAAAATCGAAACCGAAGATTTTTTGCTTTCGATTGTAAATGATTTTAAAATTACTTTTCCGAAAATCAATCTTAAAACCGATTTTCAAACTCAGAAAACAATTTTGGTTTTAGACCGATTTCATTTAACAACAGCTTTTTTAAATGTTTTGGAAAATGCTGTAAAATATGGTTCAAGCACAATTACCATTAAAACAAAAATAATTGAAAACCAATTTTCTATTACTTTTGAAGACAACGGAATTGGAATTGCAAAAAACAAACAATCTTTTCTTTTCGAGAAGTTTTACCGTGTAGAACAAGGAAACTTGCATAATACAAAAGGCTTAGGTTTGGGTTTATATTATGTTGACCAAATCGTAAAAGCGCATCAGGGTTCTGTAAACGTGATTAGCGATTTAGGAAAAGGATCTCAGTTTACTATTTTATTAAAAGTCTAA
- a CDS encoding response regulator transcription factor, with the protein MKKLLLAEDDFDFAAILKQYLELHEFEVTWAENGEIALKYFENQTFDICIFDVMMPKLDGFSLAEKIITINPEVPFIFLTARKLKEDKLIGLKLGADDYIAKPFEVDELVLRLQNILKRIEQKRTLEGNNIIEIGSYIFDNERLTLNNKNHVQQLTEREASLIEYLYLNHNQLLKRDQILMSVWKKDDYFTGRSMDVFISRLRKYFNSDPKIKIESVRNIGLEFKIQK; encoded by the coding sequence TTGAAAAAATTACTTTTAGCCGAAGACGATTTTGATTTTGCAGCAATTTTAAAACAATATTTAGAACTCCATGAATTTGAAGTTACTTGGGCAGAAAATGGCGAAATCGCTTTAAAATATTTTGAAAATCAAACTTTTGACATTTGCATTTTTGATGTCATGATGCCAAAATTGGACGGGTTTTCTTTGGCAGAAAAAATCATTACAATTAATCCAGAAGTTCCTTTTATTTTTCTAACCGCAAGAAAATTAAAAGAAGATAAATTAATTGGATTAAAATTAGGTGCAGACGACTATATCGCTAAACCTTTTGAGGTTGATGAACTTGTTCTTCGATTGCAGAATATTCTAAAAAGAATTGAACAAAAAAGAACTTTAGAAGGAAATAATATAATCGAAATTGGTTCTTATATTTTTGATAATGAACGTCTGACTCTCAATAACAAAAACCACGTTCAGCAGCTTACAGAAAGAGAAGCATCTCTAATTGAGTATTTATATCTAAATCATAATCAATTATTAAAAAGAGATCAGATTTTGATGTCTGTCTGGAAAAAAGATGATTATTTTACTGGACGAAGTATGGATGTTTTCATCAGCAGACTTAGAAAATACTTTAATTCTGATCCTAAAATCAAGATTGAAAGTGTTCGAAATATTGGTTTAGAATTTAAAATTCAAAAGTAA
- a CDS encoding ketopantoate reductase family protein yields MKTRIGILGIGGVGGYFGGLLAKAYFKSDDIEIIFIARGENQNAIAESGLKIVTDDSEMIVYPDLVSNNSQEIGILDYLICATKTYDIEESLHSLKDCIKKETVILPLYNGVDAQERIQKLFPENEVLQGCVYIISMIFSPGTIRKIGFYEKLFFGSKTAPFSKLEELNLIFKKAKIESYLVENIEEAVWEKFIFISALASVTSYLNQNIGDILKNAESKIVYIELLHEIEDVAQAKGLKLPHDIVGQTILKLEKSPKEATSSMHRDLLAGKNTEVLSLTQFVVNEGKKYGVKTPLYEKIAAVLVK; encoded by the coding sequence ATGAAAACAAGAATTGGAATTTTAGGAATTGGCGGCGTCGGAGGTTATTTCGGCGGACTTTTAGCGAAAGCGTATTTCAAATCTGATGATATTGAAATCATTTTTATTGCAAGAGGAGAAAACCAAAACGCAATTGCTGAAAGCGGACTAAAGATTGTTACAGACGATTCAGAAATGATTGTTTATCCAGATTTAGTTTCTAATAATTCTCAAGAAATAGGAATTTTAGATTATCTCATTTGTGCCACTAAAACTTATGATATTGAAGAAAGTTTGCATTCTTTGAAAGATTGCATAAAGAAAGAAACTGTAATTTTGCCTTTATATAACGGCGTTGACGCTCAGGAAAGAATTCAAAAACTATTTCCTGAAAATGAAGTTTTGCAAGGTTGCGTTTATATCATTTCTATGATTTTTTCGCCAGGAACGATTCGTAAAATTGGTTTCTATGAAAAGTTGTTTTTTGGTTCAAAAACGGCTCCATTTTCTAAATTAGAAGAACTCAATCTGATTTTTAAAAAAGCAAAAATCGAAAGTTATTTAGTTGAAAATATTGAAGAAGCAGTTTGGGAAAAATTTATTTTTATTTCTGCTTTAGCTTCTGTAACTTCTTATTTAAATCAGAATATTGGAGATATTTTAAAAAATGCCGAATCAAAAATAGTTTATATAGAATTGCTTCACGAAATTGAAGATGTAGCACAGGCAAAAGGCTTAAAATTGCCACATGACATTGTTGGACAGACTATTTTAAAATTAGAAAAATCTCCAAAAGAAGCTACTTCGTCTATGCATAGAGATTTGTTGGCTGGCAAAAATACCGAAGTTCTTTCGCTCACTCAATTTGTTGTAAATGAAGGAAAGAAATACGGCGTAAAAACTCCTCTTTACGAAAAGATTGCCGCCGTTTTAGTGAAATAG
- a CDS encoding cation:dicarboxylate symporter family transporter — translation MNISTPNPSSQTNKSLFRTVITNLTFWVLIAIIAGVLLGHFSPENGMKMEILGKRFVDLIKLFIGPIIFLTIVLGISGMGNLKKVGRIGVKALAYFEVVSTVALAIGVAVAYFFQPGKIDKSGLTLGDASQYTNGSAKDFSWLQFFFSNFTLQVLLAAIICGIALNFYKKREQTILVLERISKVVFFGLKYVMYLAPIGAFGGMAYTIGKFGLATLIPLGKLMLCVYLTMALFVFLILGSILRYYKISILSILKYIKEELLLVLGTSSSEAALPSIMVKLERMGCSKSVVGLVIPTGYSFNLDGTSIYLSMSVIFLAQLYDVHLSFFEILTVIGILMITSKGAAGVTGSGFIVLASTLTALHKIPVEGLAFLLGVDKFMSEARAITNLIGNTVATIIISKTERDFTELDLNPISEE, via the coding sequence ATGAATATTTCGACTCCAAATCCTTCTTCACAAACTAATAAAAGTCTTTTTCGTACTGTAATTACCAATCTTACTTTTTGGGTTTTAATCGCAATTATTGCTGGTGTTTTGCTTGGACATTTTTCTCCCGAAAATGGTATGAAAATGGAAATCTTAGGTAAAAGATTTGTCGACTTAATCAAACTTTTTATTGGGCCAATTATTTTTCTGACAATTGTCTTGGGAATTTCAGGAATGGGAAATCTCAAGAAAGTCGGTCGAATAGGTGTAAAAGCCTTAGCTTATTTTGAGGTAGTTTCTACCGTTGCTTTGGCAATTGGTGTTGCTGTAGCTTATTTTTTTCAGCCTGGAAAAATTGATAAATCTGGATTAACTTTAGGAGATGCTAGTCAATATACAAACGGAAGTGCGAAAGATTTTTCTTGGCTTCAGTTTTTCTTTTCCAATTTTACACTTCAAGTTTTATTAGCCGCAATTATCTGCGGAATTGCATTGAATTTTTATAAAAAAAGAGAACAGACAATTTTAGTTTTAGAACGAATTTCTAAAGTGGTTTTCTTTGGTTTAAAATATGTAATGTATCTCGCTCCAATAGGTGCTTTTGGCGGAATGGCATATACTATTGGTAAATTTGGTTTGGCAACTTTAATTCCGCTAGGAAAATTAATGCTTTGCGTGTATTTGACAATGGCATTATTTGTCTTTTTAATTCTAGGAAGTATTCTGAGATATTATAAAATTAGTATTCTTTCTATTTTAAAATATATTAAAGAAGAACTTTTATTAGTTTTAGGAACTTCGTCTTCTGAAGCGGCTTTGCCTAGTATTATGGTAAAATTAGAAAGAATGGGCTGCAGTAAATCGGTAGTTGGACTTGTGATTCCGACAGGATATTCTTTTAATCTTGACGGGACTTCGATTTATTTATCAATGTCTGTAATTTTTTTGGCACAATTATACGATGTTCATTTGAGTTTCTTCGAAATTCTTACGGTAATCGGAATCTTAATGATTACTTCGAAAGGAGCGGCGGGCGTTACAGGAAGCGGATTTATAGTTTTGGCATCAACTTTAACGGCATTGCACAAAATTCCGGTAGAAGGTTTGGCTTTTTTGTTAGGAGTTGATAAATTTATGAGCGAAGCCAGAGCGATTACAAACTTGATCGGAAATACAGTTGCAACGATTATTATTTCTAAAACCGAAAGAGATTTTACAGAACTCGATTTGAATCCGATTTCGGAGGAATAA
- a CDS encoding type II toxin-antitoxin system RelE/ParE family toxin produces MAKYYLTNKAVEDLADIWNYTFDEWSEKQADKYYLLLLDSCQEVAENPNLGKKYDNVSEKLLGYKSNEHILFYRIISKQEIEIIRILHGRMDLKTKF; encoded by the coding sequence ATGGCTAAATATTATTTGACAAATAAAGCTGTCGAAGATTTAGCAGATATTTGGAATTATACTTTTGATGAATGGTCAGAAAAACAGGCTGATAAATACTATCTTTTACTTTTAGATTCTTGTCAGGAAGTTGCTGAGAATCCTAATCTTGGAAAGAAATACGATAATGTGTCAGAAAAATTATTAGGTTATAAATCTAATGAACACATTTTATTTTATCGGATTATTTCAAAACAAGAAATTGAAATTATAAGAATTCTTCACGGTAGAATGGATTTGAAAACTAAATTTTAA
- a CDS encoding type II toxin-antitoxin system ParD family antitoxin, with product MGRNTSISLGNHFENFIENSLSEGRYKNASEVVRAGLRLLEEEESKLIVLKKAIQDGINSGRAENFDPNEHLKSLKANRKNG from the coding sequence ATGGGAAGAAATACTTCTATATCACTTGGAAATCATTTTGAAAACTTCATAGAAAACAGTCTTTCGGAGGGAAGATATAAGAATGCCAGTGAAGTTGTTAGGGCAGGATTACGACTTTTGGAAGAAGAAGAAAGTAAATTAATCGTTTTAAAAAAGGCAATTCAAGATGGAATTAATAGCGGACGTGCCGAAAATTTTGATCCAAATGAACATCTTAAAAGCTTAAAAGCAAACAGAAAAAATGGCTAA
- a CDS encoding LysM peptidoglycan-binding domain-containing protein → MSLQDKYKELTDLASQLGTTNLEVREQDNVLYIDGIVKSAEDKEKLWNSYGAIDPDYRSADVVMNIKVAESASKEYTVKSGDSLSKIGKEFGVSWQTIFEANKDIISNPDLIQPGWKLKIPTTVL, encoded by the coding sequence ATGAGTTTACAAGATAAATATAAGGAATTGACAGATTTGGCATCTCAATTGGGAACAACAAATTTGGAAGTAAGAGAGCAAGATAATGTATTGTATATCGACGGAATAGTAAAATCGGCAGAAGATAAAGAGAAACTTTGGAATTCTTATGGTGCGATTGATCCAGATTACAGATCTGCAGATGTTGTAATGAATATTAAAGTTGCAGAAAGCGCTTCAAAAGAATATACGGTTAAAAGCGGTGATTCGCTTTCGAAAATCGGAAAAGAGTTTGGCGTTTCTTGGCAAACAATCTTCGAAGCAAATAAAGATATCATTTCAAACCCCGACTTAATTCAGCCAGGCTGGAAGTTAAAAATACCAACAACAGTATTATAG
- a CDS encoding BON domain-containing protein, which translates to MKMRSILLGMALAVSLIACAPKDADIEKAISEKLSDTPNIQVTVHDGVATITGTCDDEVFKKNIEKSVRATKGVKSVVNTCELARANQEPAAAAVVINPDTELDKSIHKVVDAYDGVSATVVGGVVTLSGEIKRDKLQPLMQSIQELHPKKVDNKLIIK; encoded by the coding sequence ATGAAAATGAGGTCAATTTTATTAGGAATGGCGCTTGCTGTTTCTTTAATAGCCTGCGCTCCAAAAGATGCAGACATAGAAAAAGCGATTAGCGAAAAACTAAGTGACACACCAAACATACAAGTGACTGTTCACGATGGTGTCGCTACAATTACCGGAACTTGTGATGATGAAGTTTTCAAAAAGAATATTGAAAAAAGCGTTCGAGCAACCAAAGGAGTAAAATCGGTAGTAAACACTTGCGAACTTGCTAGAGCAAATCAGGAACCAGCTGCTGCGGCTGTTGTTATTAATCCAGATACAGAATTAGATAAATCGATACATAAAGTTGTAGATGCTTATGATGGAGTTAGCGCAACTGTTGTTGGAGGTGTAGTGACACTTTCGGGTGAAATTAAAAGAGATAAACTACAGCCTTTAATGCAAAGTATCCAGGAATTGCATCCTAAAAAAGTCGACAATAAATTGATTATTAAATAA
- a CDS encoding HEPN domain-containing protein, giving the protein MLPKLPIETLLVELVTLYDTATDNSHKIYYSKLALIELCGWIELCIDDITKKYIDLKLLKTNNINLAKKQFVDGTYGFEYDKNLRPILIKLIGIINVEPLEDILDYNGDFTLLKSQLNSLISLRNPAAHTSIAGVTHTYQAPSTMLTYLNSIYDKLGKLETGLNMI; this is encoded by the coding sequence ATGTTGCCAAAACTTCCGATTGAAACTTTACTAGTGGAATTAGTTACTTTATATGATACTGCTACAGATAATAGTCACAAAATTTATTATTCAAAATTAGCTTTAATAGAACTGTGTGGTTGGATTGAATTATGTATTGACGATATAACTAAAAAATATATTGATTTAAAATTATTGAAAACTAATAATATTAACTTAGCAAAAAAACAATTTGTGGATGGAACTTACGGATTCGAATATGATAAAAATTTAAGACCCATATTGATTAAATTAATAGGGATTATAAATGTTGAGCCTTTAGAAGATATTTTAGATTATAATGGCGACTTTACATTATTAAAATCACAATTAAATAGTCTTATATCATTAAGAAATCCAGCTGCTCATACTTCTATCGCTGGAGTTACTCATACTTATCAAGCCCCATCTACAATGTTAACATATTTGAATAGTATATATGATAAGTTGGGGAAATTAGAAACTGGATTAAACATGATATAA
- a CDS encoding DUF262 domain-containing protein — translation MSNLNEDKSSEIEKLENELTFEDNNNELPPTDIVAFNELRSCADLLRMYESNQLDIKPDFQRDVVWSKPDQTRFIDSLIKQLPIPSMCISLDYKTDQRQIIDGLQRMSSIINFLSDDEWKLSQLEDIDENLSGKTVAIIKAKHKELYSRVQNIVIPITVIRCDYSKKSHTEYLFTIFHRLNSGGIKLNNQEIRNCIYNGSFNTLLKDISSSDIVSKSIGQKSRFANEELFLRFFAFYDELNTYSGKLSTFLNDYMFKNRQLSKDELDKKKLLLNETLEILFTKIFNDKQIKNISKTVLEGLLYGLSKNIENLKSKSNAEVRLLFTEFLNLEEFNLVNLKEGLAQKDKLINRLNASKNKFSK, via the coding sequence ATGAGTAATCTTAACGAAGATAAAAGTTCTGAAATAGAAAAATTAGAGAATGAATTAACTTTTGAAGATAATAATAATGAATTACCTCCAACAGACATTGTTGCCTTTAATGAATTAAGATCTTGTGCGGATCTATTAAGAATGTATGAAAGTAATCAATTAGATATAAAACCTGATTTTCAAAGAGATGTGGTTTGGTCAAAACCAGATCAAACAAGGTTTATTGATAGTTTAATCAAACAATTACCTATACCAAGTATGTGTATTAGTCTAGACTATAAAACTGATCAAAGGCAAATTATAGATGGTTTGCAAAGAATGAGCAGTATTATTAATTTTTTATCTGATGATGAATGGAAATTATCTCAACTTGAAGATATTGATGAAAATTTATCAGGAAAAACAGTTGCAATAATTAAAGCTAAACATAAAGAACTTTATTCAAGAGTTCAAAATATTGTTATACCTATAACTGTTATTAGATGTGATTATTCAAAAAAATCTCACACTGAATATTTATTCACAATATTCCACAGATTAAACTCAGGAGGTATAAAATTAAATAATCAAGAAATTAGAAATTGTATATACAATGGTAGTTTTAATACTCTTTTGAAAGATATTTCTAGTTCTGATATTGTATCAAAATCGATTGGACAAAAATCACGATTTGCAAATGAAGAACTTTTTTTAAGATTCTTTGCATTTTACGATGAATTAAACACATACAGTGGTAAACTTTCCACCTTTCTAAATGATTATATGTTTAAAAATAGACAATTGAGCAAAGATGAATTAGATAAAAAAAAATTATTATTAAATGAAACATTGGAAATTTTATTTACCAAAATATTTAATGATAAACAAATTAAGAATATAAGTAAAACTGTACTAGAAGGATTGCTATATGGATTGTCAAAAAATATTGAAAACCTAAAATCTAAAAGTAATGCAGAGGTTAGGTTGTTATTTACTGAATTTTTGAATTTAGAAGAATTTAATTTGGTTAATTTAAAAGAGGGCTTGGCTCAAAAGGATAAGTTAATTAACAGATTAAATGCCTCCAAAAATAAATTTTCAAAATAA
- the dnaX gene encoding DNA polymerase III subunit gamma/tau has translation MEQFVVSARKYRPQTFKDVVGQKAITNTLLNAIETNHLASALLFTGPRGVGKTTCARILARKINQPGYDDPTEDFAFNVFELDAASNNSVDDIRSLIDQVRIPPQTGQYKVYIIDEVHMLSSAAFNAFLKTLEEPPKHAIFILATTEKHKILPTILSRCQIFDFKRITVKDAKEHLADVAESQGINFEDDALHIIAQKADGAMRDALSIFDRVVSYCGTNLTRQAVTENLNVLDYETYISITDLLLENEIPKLLLAYNDILAKGFDGHHFIAGLASHFRDLLVSKTPSTIALLEVGEQAQQMYAVQSQKCSQEFLLKGIDIANDCDLKYKLSQNQRLLVELCLMQLASINFDGEKKKLSNS, from the coding sequence ATGGAACAATTTGTAGTATCGGCACGTAAATATCGCCCGCAGACCTTTAAGGATGTTGTGGGGCAAAAAGCCATTACCAACACTTTGTTGAATGCTATAGAAACCAATCACTTGGCTTCTGCTCTTTTATTTACTGGACCACGTGGAGTTGGTAAAACTACTTGTGCACGTATTTTGGCTCGAAAAATAAACCAGCCTGGATATGACGATCCTACTGAAGATTTTGCATTTAACGTTTTTGAGTTAGATGCCGCTTCAAACAACTCAGTTGATGATATTCGTAGCTTGATTGATCAAGTTCGAATTCCACCACAAACGGGACAATACAAAGTATATATTATTGACGAGGTCCACATGTTGTCTTCGGCTGCTTTTAATGCTTTTCTTAAAACATTAGAAGAACCGCCAAAACATGCTATTTTCATTTTAGCAACAACAGAAAAACACAAAATTCTTCCGACGATTTTATCTCGTTGTCAAATATTCGATTTCAAAAGAATTACCGTAAAAGATGCTAAAGAACATTTGGCCGATGTTGCCGAAAGTCAAGGAATCAATTTTGAAGATGACGCACTTCACATTATTGCTCAAAAGGCAGATGGTGCTATGCGTGATGCTTTGTCTATTTTTGACCGTGTAGTTTCGTATTGTGGAACTAATTTAACACGTCAAGCCGTAACCGAAAACCTAAACGTTTTAGATTACGAAACTTATATTTCGATTACCGACTTACTTTTAGAAAATGAAATTCCGAAGCTTTTATTAGCGTACAATGACATTCTTGCTAAGGGCTTTGACGGACATCATTTTATTGCAGGTTTAGCTTCTCATTTTAGAGATCTATTGGTAAGCAAAACGCCTTCGACAATTGCTTTATTAGAAGTTGGAGAACAAGCGCAGCAAATGTATGCCGTTCAATCTCAAAAATGTTCTCAGGAATTTTTATTAAAAGGAATTGATATTGCAAACGACTGTGATTTAAAATACAAATTGAGTCAAAATCAACGTCTTTTAGTAGAATTATGTTTGATGCAATTGGCCTCTATCAACTTTGATGGAGAAAAAAAAAAGCTGAGCAATTCATAA